In Tachysurus fulvidraco isolate hzauxx_2018 chromosome 1, HZAU_PFXX_2.0, whole genome shotgun sequence, a single window of DNA contains:
- the aqp9b gene encoding aquaporin-9b, with translation MELDSLRGLREKFTLRHAIIREFLAEFLGTFVLILFGCGSVAQAVLSRGAVGEPLTIHIGFTTGLILAVYVSGGVSGGHVNPAVSLAMAVLGKFPIKKFPVYVAAQFIGGFAGSCTVFGLYYDALMDYSNGELLVTGENATANIFASYPAKHLSVLNGFFDQVVATAALVLCILAIVDKKNIGAPKGMEPLLIGFTILAIAVAMGLNCGYPINPARDLGPRLFTAVAGWGVEVFRAGGGWWWIPVAGPMVGGVLGAMIYYLLIELHHLPEEKHEEKSNVKDKYEMITMS, from the exons ATGGAGCTGGACAGCTTGAGGGGTCTGAGAGAGAAATTCACACTTCGTCATGCTATCATCAGAGAGTTTCTAGCAGAATTCCTCGGGACATTTGTGCTTATA CTTTTTGGCTGTGGCTCAGTGGCACAGGCTGTGCTCAGCAGAGGAGCTGTGGGTGAACCGCTCACCATCCACATTGGCTTCACCACAGGATTGATACTAGCTGTCTATGTGTCAGGAGGTGTATCAG GAGGACATGTAAACCCTGCCGTATCTCTAGCCATGGCAGTCTTAGGGAAGTTTCCCATTAAGAAATTTCCAGTATATGTGGCTGCCCAGTTCATTGGTGGTTTTGCAGGCTCTTGTACTGTCTTTGGACTATACTACG ATGCCCTCATGGACTACTCCAATGGAGAGCTGCTGGTCACAGGTGAAAATGCCACCGCGAACATCTTTGCCAGCTATCCAGCAAAGCATCTTTCAGTCCTTAATGGGTTTTTTGATCAG GTCGTTGCCACTGCAGCTTTAGTGCTGTGCATCCTGGCCATTGTGGACAAGAAAAACATCGGAGCCCCTAAAGGAATGGAGCCACTTCTCATTGGTTTCACCATCCTGGCCATCGCAGTGGCCATGGGCCTAAACTGTGGCTATCCCATCAACCCTGCACGAGACTTGGGACCCCGTCTCTTTACTGCTGTGGCAGGCTGGGGGGTGGAGGTGTTCAG GGCCGGTGGTGGCTGGTGGTGGATCCCAGTTGCTGGTCCAATGGTGGGCGGGGTGTTGGGAGCGATGATCTACTACCTGCTGATTGAGCTGCACCACCTGCCAGAGGAAAAGCATGAGGAGAAGAGCAATGTTAAGGACAAGTATGAAATGATAACCATGAGCTAG